One stretch of Comamonas testosteroni DNA includes these proteins:
- the smc gene encoding chromosome segregation protein SMC, translated as MRLNSIKLSGFKSFAEPTNFILPGQMVGVVGPNGCGKSNIMDAVRWVLGESKASELRGESMQDVIFNGTTHRKPSSRASVELTFDNSDHRAGGQWGQFGEIAVKRVLTREGNSSYFINNQPVRRRDVQDVFLGTGLGPRAYAIIGQGTISRIIESRPEELRLFLEEAAGVSKYKERRRETENRLSATTENLTRVEDILRELNANLDKLEKQAEVAAKYNGLNAQVTLKQHQLWFMKRAEAEAEQDRVRIEGLKVVNELEERMADIRNNESGLETLRQSHYDASDQVNQAQSKLYEATAEVGKLEAEIRYVVEGRQRVQLRLQQLAEQLLLWSSRSEEAQGEIENIEGAGMDAEEQAEMLAAQLEEQSTRLPDLEDSLHKAQKADADQRNSVVQVQQQIQVLAAEQRSLDEQRRQFETRYERLRADRNALETPDEARLNNLQAQLAEAQELAEMADAVLNELQDSVPQLDEDRRARQQAVNAENSRHADLSARLDALKALQEKVKTDGKLQPWLAKHGLDGMQGLWSRIAIESGWENALEAALRERLGALEVGRLDMVRGFLGSGGQDAPPARLAFFSQAQAAGAPSASRFARLSDLLKISDAGLRAVLVDWLTGCYTAPTLDEALAKRADLQAGETIYVPTGHAVTAHSVTFYAQDSEQSGLLARAQEIEHLEKEVRAQALIADESRSALVRAESAYADASQRLVSARREASESQSRAHELQVETLRLSQLAEQARARNAQISADLSEVETQLSDIEERKVAAEARFEELDMQLADSQERHAQLGDRVLEAERRLNESREQLRSLERQAQEATFSQRTLHARRAELSRTIETASQQAKSLAEEQQRAQDELARLSDAAAQGGLQDALDLKMQREKDVAERRSEYEDLTNKLRASDERRQSLEKALDPLRQRITEFQLKEQAARLGLEQYSNLLTEAEADLAAVAQSIAEGNVRMHGLQGEIDRLHREIQALGAVNLAALDELTLARERKTFLDAQMDDLTKAMNTLEEAIRKIDAETRDLLTGTFDIVNRHFGRMFPELFGGGQAKLVITGDEILDAGVQVIAQPPGKKNQTIHLLSGGEKALTAIALVFAIFQLNPAPFCLLDEVDAPLDDANTERYAKLVYSMSKGTQFLFISHNKIAMEMAEQLIGVTMQEQGVSRIVAVDMESALSMAELS; from the coding sequence GTGCGCCTGAATTCCATCAAGCTCTCCGGCTTCAAATCCTTTGCCGAGCCCACCAACTTCATTCTGCCGGGGCAGATGGTCGGCGTGGTGGGGCCCAACGGTTGCGGCAAGTCCAACATCATGGATGCAGTGCGCTGGGTGCTGGGGGAAAGCAAGGCCAGCGAGCTGCGCGGCGAGTCCATGCAGGACGTGATCTTCAACGGCACCACGCATCGAAAGCCTTCCAGTCGCGCCAGCGTGGAGCTGACCTTCGACAACAGCGACCACCGTGCGGGCGGCCAGTGGGGGCAGTTTGGCGAGATCGCCGTCAAGCGCGTGCTCACGCGAGAGGGCAATAGCAGCTACTTCATCAACAACCAGCCCGTGCGTCGTCGCGACGTTCAGGACGTGTTTCTGGGCACGGGTCTGGGACCGCGTGCTTACGCCATCATCGGCCAGGGCACGATCAGCCGCATCATCGAGTCGCGCCCTGAAGAGCTGCGCCTGTTCCTCGAAGAAGCGGCCGGGGTTTCCAAGTACAAGGAGCGTCGTCGTGAGACGGAAAACCGCCTCTCGGCCACGACCGAGAACCTCACCCGTGTGGAAGACATTCTGCGCGAGCTCAATGCCAATCTGGACAAGCTGGAAAAGCAGGCCGAAGTTGCGGCCAAGTACAACGGCCTGAACGCCCAGGTCACGCTCAAGCAGCACCAGCTGTGGTTCATGAAGCGGGCCGAGGCCGAGGCCGAGCAGGACCGCGTGCGCATCGAAGGCCTCAAGGTCGTCAACGAGCTCGAAGAGCGCATGGCCGATATCCGCAACAACGAGAGCGGACTCGAGACCCTGCGCCAGTCGCACTACGACGCCAGCGATCAGGTCAACCAGGCGCAGAGCAAGCTCTACGAAGCCACGGCCGAGGTCGGCAAGCTGGAGGCCGAAATCCGCTATGTGGTCGAAGGTCGCCAGCGCGTGCAGCTGCGTCTGCAGCAACTGGCCGAGCAACTGCTGCTGTGGAGCAGCCGCAGCGAAGAGGCCCAGGGCGAGATCGAGAACATCGAAGGTGCGGGCATGGATGCCGAAGAGCAGGCCGAGATGCTGGCAGCCCAGCTCGAGGAGCAAAGCACCCGCCTGCCCGATCTGGAAGACTCTCTGCACAAGGCGCAGAAAGCCGATGCCGACCAGCGCAACTCGGTGGTGCAGGTGCAGCAGCAGATTCAGGTGCTGGCCGCCGAGCAGCGCAGTCTCGATGAGCAGCGTCGCCAGTTTGAAACCCGTTATGAGCGCTTGCGGGCCGACCGCAATGCACTGGAAACGCCGGACGAAGCGCGTCTGAACAATCTGCAGGCGCAACTGGCCGAGGCGCAGGAGCTGGCCGAGATGGCCGATGCCGTCCTCAACGAGTTGCAGGACAGCGTGCCGCAGCTCGACGAGGACCGGCGCGCACGCCAGCAGGCCGTGAATGCCGAAAACAGTCGTCACGCCGACCTGTCGGCACGGCTGGATGCGCTCAAGGCCTTGCAGGAAAAGGTCAAGACCGATGGCAAGCTTCAGCCCTGGCTGGCCAAGCATGGGTTGGACGGCATGCAAGGCCTGTGGAGCCGCATAGCCATCGAGTCGGGCTGGGAAAATGCGCTGGAGGCCGCACTGCGCGAACGCCTGGGTGCGCTGGAAGTCGGTCGCCTCGACATGGTGCGCGGTTTTCTGGGCTCGGGGGGGCAGGATGCTCCGCCGGCCCGGCTGGCCTTCTTCAGCCAGGCTCAGGCAGCCGGCGCCCCGTCAGCTTCGCGCTTTGCGCGTCTCAGCGATCTGCTCAAGATCAGTGACGCCGGCCTGCGCGCCGTGCTGGTGGACTGGCTGACGGGCTGCTATACCGCGCCCACGCTCGACGAGGCCCTGGCCAAGCGCGCCGATCTGCAGGCTGGCGAGACCATTTATGTGCCCACCGGCCATGCGGTGACCGCCCACAGCGTGACCTTTTATGCGCAGGACTCCGAACAATCGGGGCTGCTGGCGCGGGCGCAGGAAATCGAGCACCTGGAAAAGGAGGTCCGCGCCCAGGCGCTGATCGCCGATGAATCGCGTTCGGCTCTGGTGCGCGCCGAAAGCGCTTATGCCGATGCTTCGCAGCGTCTGGTGTCCGCACGTCGCGAAGCGAGCGAGTCGCAAAGTCGTGCCCATGAGCTGCAGGTCGAGACCTTGCGCCTGTCTCAACTGGCCGAGCAGGCGCGGGCACGCAACGCGCAAATTTCGGCGGATCTGTCCGAAGTCGAAACCCAGCTCTCCGATATCGAAGAGCGCAAGGTCGCCGCAGAGGCACGCTTTGAAGAGCTGGACATGCAGCTGGCCGACAGCCAGGAGCGCCATGCCCAGCTGGGAGATCGCGTGCTGGAGGCCGAGCGCCGCCTGAACGAATCGCGCGAGCAGTTGCGCAGCCTGGAGCGTCAGGCCCAGGAAGCGACCTTCTCGCAGCGCACGCTGCATGCTCGCCGTGCCGAGCTGTCACGTACCATCGAAACCGCCAGCCAGCAGGCCAAGTCCCTGGCCGAGGAGCAGCAGCGCGCTCAGGACGAACTGGCAAGACTGTCTGATGCCGCGGCGCAGGGCGGTCTGCAGGATGCTCTGGATCTGAAGATGCAGCGCGAAAAAGACGTCGCCGAGCGCCGCAGCGAATATGAGGATCTGACCAACAAGCTGCGTGCCAGCGACGAGCGCCGTCAGAGCCTGGAAAAGGCACTGGACCCGCTGCGTCAGCGCATCACAGAATTCCAGCTCAAGGAGCAGGCCGCGCGCCTGGGTCTGGAGCAGTACAGCAATCTGCTGACCGAAGCCGAGGCCGATCTGGCTGCTGTGGCCCAGTCGATTGCCGAAGGCAATGTGCGCATGCACGGCCTGCAAGGCGAAATCGACCGCCTGCACCGCGAAATCCAGGCCCTGGGGGCCGTGAATCTGGCCGCGCTGGATGAGTTGACCCTGGCGCGTGAGCGCAAGACCTTCCTCGATGCACAGATGGATGATCTGACCAAGGCCATGAACACCTTGGAAGAGGCCATTCGCAAGATCGATGCCGAGACGCGGGATTTGCTGACCGGCACCTTCGACATCGTCAATCGCCATTTTGGCCGCATGTTTCCCGAACTGTTCGGCGGCGGTCAGGCCAAGCTGGTGATCACCGGCGACGAAATTCTCGATGCCGGGGTGCAGGTGATTGCCCAGCCGCCCGGCAAGAAGAACCAGACCATTCACCTGCTCTCGGGCGGCGAGAAGGCGCTGACTGCGATTGCGCTGGTGTTTGCCATCTTCCAGCTCAACCCAGCGCCATTCTGTCTGCTGGACGAGGTGGATGCGCCGCTGGACGACGCCAATACCGAACGTTATGCCAAGCTGGTTTACAGCATGAGCAAGGGAACCCAGTTCCTGTTCATCAGTCACAACAAGATCGCCATGGAGATGGCTGAACAGCTGATTGGTGTGACCATGCAGGAACAGGGCGTTTCACGAATTGTTGCGGTGGACATGGAGTCCGCCCTCTCCATGGCTGAGCTATCCTGA
- a CDS encoding YnfA family protein has product MPEIKTLLLFALTAVAEIVGCYLPWLWLKQGGSAWLLLPAAVSLALFVWLLTLHPSASGRIYAAYGGIYISVALLWLWLVDGIKPSAWDMGGVAVCLLGAGLIAFQPRA; this is encoded by the coding sequence TTGCCTGAAATCAAGACCTTGCTGCTGTTTGCCTTGACCGCCGTGGCTGAGATCGTGGGCTGCTACCTGCCCTGGCTCTGGCTCAAGCAGGGCGGCAGTGCCTGGCTGCTGCTGCCCGCTGCGGTCAGCCTGGCCTTGTTTGTCTGGCTGCTGACTTTGCATCCCTCGGCCTCTGGTCGTATCTATGCGGCCTACGGCGGCATCTACATCAGCGTGGCGCTTCTGTGGCTGTGGCTGGTGGATGGCATCAAACCAAGCGCCTGGGATATGGGTGGGGTGGCCGTCTGTCTGCTGGGGGCGGGTCTGATCGCTTTTCAGCCGCGCGCCTGA
- a CDS encoding EAL domain-containing protein has translation MQQRLQLSADMAARALEQRLGSYDRLLVKLAEQMASNADAGQQVFAQHAHALLSEDSLVGLQALSLTRAVTAELHTDLARDSQAFEVSYVWPLIGNEALAGSNARQPVAAFHSLMQAWNSRQMSMSAPFRFLQLPDSPRGVVLRAPLWAAEEEGGTAAIGRSSGKPLGTLNAGIRLGEFARGLVPANLYPQVAFKLVDLSPADPSPKAGGDHKRLTTPLSMLAGGSEVLFTGSLWAEAETHPEFALIKPLERQIQVYDRIWSLQFKPALSTQRRLEERYLPWLVLGLGLLAGLVLAAWVSGWWQSRWSWSRRLKFSAQARQESDARFHAMCEQAAMGVVELDIATRSILKVNQHFCRLLGYEAREIHRRSVLELVMPEDQVHCAQLLEGLDLQHFQHNAGEFCLRSKGGAPVWVELNAFLTGRHESRRLQVLVQDISGRKRLEQMERLGHQQLRNLMQRLPVGLVMEDLDGRLVYWNEEFLRLAGHGGKPSVSTHQWWERMFPDAAERERIIQRWEVAKAQARGTLQLRQSERVDGAEAQWDELATEASACTVSAQTLMLRGIDGLRRPVAVSAVLQAEGCLMVLQDQSQRMAAEQEVRRLAFYDALTGLPNRRLLADRLQQALAVAQRKAHFGGVVLLDIDNFKAFNETYGLDQGDLLLQSMSQRIRGLLPSGATIARQGGDDFVLLIEDLGSDSVAAAARLEQQADQWLSRLREPIEIGGISRSITVSMGLSLFGEPELTGEEVQRRAEMAMYQAKSQGRNVSCFFDPQLQSALQERRTLEQDMRAGLQAGEFELFYQPQVEMGKVIGAEGLLRWKHPEKGFVPPAHFIPLAEETGIILPLGDWVLQAACQQLAKWAKHPRYAQLVLSVNVSPKQFHQSGFVEQVLKALAEHGADARRLKLELTEGMLVSDVDDTIAKMMRLKSYGLGFSLDDFGTGYSSLSYLKRLPLDQLKIDRSFVRDVLTDPNDAAIARTIVALAKSLGLHVIAEGVETQAQCRFLEGIRCYAWQGYLMSPPVPVSEFESLVTNGNVPGSPTPALSPVSMR, from the coding sequence ATGCAACAGCGTTTGCAGCTCAGTGCCGATATGGCGGCGCGAGCCCTGGAGCAACGCCTGGGTAGTTATGACCGTCTGCTCGTCAAGCTCGCCGAGCAAATGGCGAGCAACGCGGATGCTGGCCAGCAGGTGTTTGCCCAGCATGCCCATGCTCTGCTCAGTGAGGATAGTCTGGTGGGGCTTCAGGCCCTGAGTCTGACCCGCGCAGTGACTGCGGAGCTGCACACCGATCTTGCACGGGATTCACAGGCCTTCGAGGTTTCCTACGTCTGGCCGCTGATAGGTAACGAGGCACTGGCGGGAAGCAACGCGCGTCAGCCGGTGGCTGCATTTCATTCCCTGATGCAGGCATGGAACTCTCGCCAGATGTCGATGTCGGCTCCATTCCGCTTTCTGCAACTGCCCGATAGCCCCAGGGGCGTGGTGTTGCGGGCTCCGTTGTGGGCTGCAGAAGAGGAGGGGGGCACCGCCGCTATCGGGAGATCTTCCGGAAAGCCGCTCGGAACGCTCAATGCAGGGATCCGTCTGGGCGAATTTGCGAGGGGACTGGTTCCGGCCAACCTCTACCCTCAGGTAGCATTCAAACTGGTGGATCTCAGCCCAGCCGATCCATCGCCAAAGGCCGGTGGGGACCACAAGAGACTGACCACGCCGCTGTCGATGCTTGCCGGCGGTTCGGAGGTTTTGTTCACCGGCTCGCTGTGGGCGGAGGCGGAAACCCATCCTGAATTCGCCTTGATCAAGCCTCTGGAGCGGCAGATACAGGTGTATGACCGTATCTGGTCGCTGCAGTTCAAGCCCGCACTCAGCACTCAGAGAAGGCTTGAGGAGAGGTATCTGCCCTGGCTGGTGCTGGGTCTGGGCCTGCTGGCGGGGCTGGTGTTGGCCGCCTGGGTCTCGGGCTGGTGGCAAAGCCGCTGGAGCTGGAGTCGGCGCCTCAAGTTCAGTGCTCAGGCCCGCCAGGAGAGCGATGCGCGCTTTCATGCCATGTGCGAACAGGCTGCCATGGGCGTGGTCGAGCTTGATATCGCCACGCGCAGCATACTCAAGGTCAACCAGCATTTCTGTCGGTTGCTGGGCTACGAGGCCCGGGAGATTCACAGACGCAGCGTTCTGGAGCTGGTCATGCCCGAAGACCAGGTGCACTGCGCGCAACTGCTTGAAGGACTGGACCTGCAGCACTTCCAGCACAATGCGGGCGAGTTCTGTCTGCGTTCCAAGGGGGGCGCGCCGGTCTGGGTTGAGCTCAATGCGTTTCTGACCGGACGTCATGAATCCCGGCGCCTGCAGGTGCTGGTGCAGGACATCAGCGGGCGCAAGCGCCTCGAACAGATGGAGCGGTTGGGTCATCAGCAGTTGCGCAATCTCATGCAAAGACTTCCGGTGGGTCTGGTCATGGAGGATCTGGATGGACGCTTGGTCTACTGGAACGAAGAGTTTCTGCGTCTGGCCGGTCATGGGGGCAAGCCCAGCGTATCCACCCATCAGTGGTGGGAGCGCATGTTCCCCGATGCCGCTGAGCGCGAGCGCATCATCCAGCGCTGGGAAGTCGCCAAGGCTCAGGCCCGCGGGACGTTGCAGCTGCGCCAATCCGAGCGTGTCGATGGTGCGGAGGCTCAGTGGGACGAGCTCGCCACCGAGGCGTCGGCTTGCACGGTGTCTGCGCAGACATTGATGCTCAGGGGGATAGACGGTCTGCGCCGTCCTGTCGCCGTCAGTGCCGTGTTGCAGGCCGAGGGGTGCTTGATGGTGCTGCAGGATCAGAGCCAGCGCATGGCAGCCGAGCAGGAGGTTCGCCGTCTGGCCTTCTACGATGCCTTGACTGGTCTGCCCAACCGGCGCCTGCTGGCTGATCGGCTGCAACAGGCTCTGGCCGTGGCCCAGCGCAAGGCCCATTTTGGTGGTGTGGTGCTGCTGGATATCGACAACTTCAAGGCCTTCAACGAGACCTATGGCCTGGATCAGGGCGATTTGCTGCTGCAGTCGATGAGTCAGCGCATCCGTGGTCTGCTTCCTTCAGGGGCAACGATTGCCCGTCAGGGCGGCGATGATTTTGTGCTGCTGATCGAGGACCTTGGCAGCGATTCAGTGGCGGCTGCCGCCAGGCTGGAGCAGCAGGCCGACCAGTGGCTGAGCCGCTTGCGTGAGCCCATAGAGATCGGTGGCATTTCGCGCTCAATCACCGTCAGCATGGGCCTGAGCCTGTTTGGCGAGCCAGAACTGACGGGTGAAGAAGTGCAGCGTCGTGCTGAAATGGCCATGTACCAGGCCAAGAGCCAGGGGCGCAATGTCAGTTGCTTCTTTGATCCCCAGCTGCAATCGGCGCTGCAGGAGCGCCGTACGCTTGAGCAGGACATGCGTGCCGGTCTGCAGGCCGGTGAGTTCGAGCTGTTCTATCAACCCCAGGTGGAAATGGGCAAGGTGATTGGTGCCGAAGGTCTGCTGCGTTGGAAGCATCCCGAAAAAGGCTTCGTCCCGCCTGCGCATTTCATTCCGCTGGCCGAGGAAACCGGCATCATCCTGCCCCTGGGCGACTGGGTGCTGCAGGCCGCCTGCCAGCAACTGGCAAAATGGGCCAAGCATCCACGTTATGCGCAACTGGTACTCTCGGTCAACGTCAGTCCCAAGCAGTTCCACCAGAGCGGCTTTGTCGAGCAGGTGCTCAAGGCGCTGGCCGAGCATGGGGCCGATGCGCGTCGGCTCAAGCTGGAACTGACCGAAGGCATGCTGGTCTCCGATGTGGATGACACCATCGCCAAGATGATGCGTCTGAAGTCCTACGGCTTAGGATTTTCGCTGGACGACTTTGGCACCGGCTATTCCTCACTGTCCTATCTGAAACGGCTGCCGCTGGACCAGCTCAAGATCGACCGCAGCTTTGTGCGTGACGTTCTGACCGATCCCAATGACGCGGCCATTGCCCGCACCATTGTGGCCCTGGCCAAGAGTCTGGGTCTGCATGTGATCGCCGAAGGTGTGGAGACGCAGGCGCAGTGCCGTTTTCTCGAAGGCATACGCTGCTATGCGTGGCAGGGCTATCTGATGAGTCCTCCCGTGCCCGTCAGCGAGTTCGAGAGCCTGGTCACCAATGGCAATGTGCCGGGATCTCCGACGCCGGCTCTCAGCCCGGTGTCCATGCGCTGA
- a CDS encoding flavodoxin family protein, with the protein MSQRTTLLIVYHSLTGGTFQMVEAASTGARQEKSVEVRVLHASQAGPQDLLQAQGYLFATPENLAAISGLMKDFFDRSYYGVLDRIQGRPYASLVCAGSDGHSAARQMERIATGWRLKAVAEPLIICTHAQTPEAILAPKQIPAADLQRCEELGQSLATGLALGIF; encoded by the coding sequence ATGTCACAACGCACGACTCTGCTGATCGTCTACCACTCGCTGACTGGCGGCACCTTCCAGATGGTTGAAGCAGCCAGCACCGGCGCCCGGCAGGAGAAATCCGTCGAGGTCCGCGTACTGCATGCCTCCCAGGCCGGCCCACAAGACCTGTTGCAAGCTCAGGGCTATCTGTTTGCCACGCCCGAGAATCTGGCCGCCATCAGCGGTCTGATGAAGGACTTCTTCGATCGAAGCTATTACGGTGTGCTTGACCGGATACAGGGCCGCCCCTATGCCAGTCTGGTCTGCGCCGGCAGCGACGGCCATAGTGCGGCAAGGCAGATGGAACGCATTGCCACCGGCTGGCGCCTGAAGGCCGTGGCAGAGCCGCTCATCATCTGCACCCATGCTCAGACGCCGGAGGCCATACTCGCCCCCAAACAGATCCCGGCTGCCGATTTGCAGCGCTGCGAAGAATTGGGGCAGTCGCTGGCCACAGGGCTAGCCTTGGGCATTTTCTAG
- a CDS encoding TetR/AcrR family transcriptional regulator, giving the protein MIEPDTARPKRTPRGPSPQKTQATRRSIVAAAFAEFLEHGYARGTTASVAQRAGLSKVTLFRYFDSKEALFEAVIQTHIASAAVALQSSPMDEHESVGEYLLRTVGTAAEVIDSSGRSATARLVVAEGLEFPLLAQMYRRYVHDALLEHFTRLAQLAAKRGELKAPELVQHPELLLAPLWLAMMNNTVIHPEVPMNAGTLFRLQVALLFKMP; this is encoded by the coding sequence ATGATTGAACCAGACACCGCACGCCCCAAGCGCACGCCACGCGGCCCCAGTCCGCAAAAGACCCAGGCAACACGCCGCTCCATCGTGGCGGCTGCGTTTGCAGAATTTCTGGAACACGGCTATGCGCGTGGCACCACGGCTTCGGTTGCACAGCGCGCAGGGCTGTCCAAGGTCACGCTGTTTCGCTATTTCGATAGCAAGGAAGCCTTGTTCGAGGCAGTGATCCAGACACATATTGCCTCGGCCGCAGTGGCCTTGCAGTCGAGCCCCATGGACGAGCATGAATCCGTGGGCGAGTATCTGCTGCGCACGGTAGGTACCGCAGCAGAGGTCATCGACAGCAGCGGCCGCTCTGCCACGGCCAGGCTGGTCGTCGCCGAAGGCCTGGAGTTTCCGCTGCTGGCGCAGATGTATCGCCGCTACGTGCATGATGCCTTGCTCGAGCATTTCACCCGGCTCGCGCAGCTGGCCGCCAAACGTGGCGAACTCAAGGCACCCGAGCTGGTGCAGCACCCGGAATTGCTGCTCGCACCGCTGTGGCTGGCGATGATGAACAACACCGTCATCCATCCCGAAGTGCCCATGAATGCCGGAACCCTGTTCCGACTCCAGGTGGCTCTGCTGTTCAAGATGCCTTGA
- a CDS encoding efflux transporter outer membrane subunit translates to MRRPSMKLSTLAAAAVTALLAGCNLAPAYKAPDLPVPETVSGNAVPAQASEAALQQAQALQWLQSPQLREVVALALSNNRDLRVALENIEKARAQYGITRADLLPGITAQAQSNRTRTAGDLTTAGRSSVTEQYTAQLGFASYELDLWGRIRNLSEASLQQFLQSQDNRRNVQIGLVADVANAWLTLAADQARLQLARDTLDSRIKAFELTRRMHELGSTSGLVLAQNQTTVDTARGDVASYTSQVDRDRNALQLLAGGPVPAQLLPNAQTLAGAADTAALKVVPVPLPSSVLLKRPDVQAAERNLQAMNANIGAARAALFPSITLTGSVGTGSNELDRLFGNNNSTWSFIPLVKLPIFDGGRNRANVQVAESNQRIALSQYEKSVQTAFKEVADVLADRAQWDERLAAQISMVANTQKAFDLSNARFKAGVDNYLTVLDAQRSLYSAQQTLIALRLSEQLNRVTLWKALGGEEATQQG, encoded by the coding sequence ATGAGGCGCCCGAGCATGAAACTTTCGACCTTGGCCGCAGCCGCAGTGACGGCCTTGCTGGCAGGCTGCAACCTGGCTCCGGCCTATAAAGCGCCTGATCTGCCCGTACCCGAGACCGTGTCCGGCAACGCCGTGCCGGCCCAGGCCAGCGAGGCTGCGCTGCAACAGGCCCAGGCGCTGCAATGGTTGCAGTCGCCGCAGCTGCGCGAGGTGGTGGCGCTGGCACTGAGCAACAATCGCGATCTGCGCGTCGCGCTGGAGAACATCGAGAAGGCCCGGGCCCAGTACGGCATCACAAGAGCCGATCTGCTGCCGGGCATCACGGCCCAGGCGCAGAGCAATCGCACGCGCACCGCAGGGGATCTGACGACGGCAGGGCGCTCCAGCGTCACCGAGCAATACACGGCCCAGCTGGGTTTCGCCAGCTACGAGCTGGATCTGTGGGGACGCATCCGCAATCTGAGCGAAGCCTCGCTGCAGCAGTTTCTGCAAAGCCAGGACAACCGGCGCAATGTGCAGATCGGTCTGGTGGCCGATGTTGCCAATGCCTGGCTGACGCTGGCGGCCGACCAGGCGCGCCTGCAACTGGCCAGGGACACGCTGGACAGCCGTATCAAGGCTTTTGAGCTGACACGGCGCATGCATGAGCTGGGCTCGACCTCCGGTTTGGTGCTGGCCCAGAACCAGACCACGGTCGATACGGCACGCGGTGATGTGGCCAGCTACACCTCCCAGGTCGACAGGGATCGCAATGCCCTGCAACTGCTGGCAGGTGGTCCGGTGCCTGCACAGCTGCTGCCCAACGCCCAGACCCTGGCGGGTGCGGCAGACACGGCGGCTCTCAAGGTCGTGCCCGTACCTCTGCCCTCGTCGGTACTGCTCAAGCGTCCGGATGTGCAGGCTGCGGAGCGCAATCTGCAGGCCATGAATGCCAATATCGGTGCAGCCAGAGCGGCGCTGTTTCCCAGCATCACGCTCACCGGCAGTGTCGGCACCGGCAGCAACGAGCTGGACCGTCTGTTCGGCAACAACAACAGCACCTGGAGTTTCATCCCTCTGGTCAAGCTGCCGATTTTTGATGGCGGCCGCAACCGCGCCAATGTACAGGTGGCCGAAAGCAATCAGCGCATTGCGCTGAGTCAGTACGAGAAGTCCGTGCAGACGGCTTTCAAGGAGGTGGCGGATGTTCTGGCTGACCGCGCCCAGTGGGATGAGCGGCTGGCCGCACAGATCAGCATGGTGGCCAATACCCAGAAAGCCTTCGACTTGTCGAATGCTCGCTTCAAGGCCGGCGTGGACAACTATCTGACGGTACTGGATGCGCAGCGCAGCCTCTATAGCGCACAGCAGACCCTGATAGCCCTGCGCCTGTCTGAGCAGCTCAACCGCGTGACCTTGTGGAAGGCTCTGGGTGGAGAAGAGGCCACACAGCAGGGTTGA